A region of Rhizobium indicum DNA encodes the following proteins:
- a CDS encoding DUF1206 domain-containing protein yields MTKSKLEWLARAGYSARGIVFLLVAALAVFSSFGGGKADTKLALDAVLEQPLGRVWLGLIGLGLLGFVAWRLAQSIANADNHDHSVKSYLIRAALLGSAVTYMGLAIYAFQDALGFGSGGDGGEKGLAAWAMSQPFGRFLAGAIGLGFVVGGAVTALKGITRRFERYLTLGQSRPLLLVCVYGLVSRGVVFVIVGVFFCYAAFTVDPGQAGSISDALTFVRQLPFGAVLYLVVAIGLAAFGIYNLVEARYRTVSTPKLSQVRSELPLSHN; encoded by the coding sequence ATGACCAAGTCGAAATTAGAATGGCTTGCGCGGGCTGGATATAGCGCCCGAGGCATTGTGTTTTTGCTCGTTGCTGCGCTGGCAGTTTTTTCGAGCTTCGGCGGCGGAAAGGCCGATACCAAATTAGCGCTCGACGCTGTCTTGGAACAGCCATTGGGCCGGGTGTGGCTGGGCTTGATAGGGCTCGGGCTACTCGGCTTTGTAGCATGGCGGCTTGCCCAGTCCATCGCAAACGCAGACAACCATGACCACAGTGTGAAAAGCTACCTGATCCGTGCCGCCCTCCTCGGGAGCGCCGTGACCTACATGGGGTTGGCGATATACGCCTTTCAGGACGCCCTTGGTTTTGGATCCGGTGGCGACGGCGGAGAAAAGGGCTTGGCAGCCTGGGCCATGTCGCAACCGTTTGGTCGATTCCTAGCTGGTGCGATTGGTCTCGGCTTTGTCGTTGGCGGTGCTGTTACCGCGCTGAAAGGTATCACACGGCGATTTGAGCGATATCTGACGCTCGGTCAAAGTCGACCTCTGTTATTGGTTTGCGTCTATGGGCTGGTTTCCCGCGGGGTCGTTTTCGTGATCGTCGGCGTCTTCTTTTGCTATGCGGCCTTCACCGTCGATCCGGGCCAGGCAGGGAGCATAAGTGATGCCTTGACCTTCGTGAGGCAGCTTCCTTTCGGAGCTGTTCTCTACCTCGTCGTGGCTATCGGCTTGGCTGCGTTCGGAATCTATAATTTGGTCGAGGCACGATATCGAACCGTGTCGACACCAAAACTCTCGCAGGTACGGTCGGAACTGCCACTATCTCACAACTGA